In Fusobacterium perfoetens ATCC 29250, the following are encoded in one genomic region:
- a CDS encoding ComEC/Rec2 family competence protein, whose product MVFKIKNIEVYVFAIVFLLRIILGINFSNYDVGDIIEIKTEILNGKGKIEKIDNKFLREYKSIYVENIEDGNYKFIGEIKKINDRYLILDIFEKEKKVKKSSEVFLERKINILRKKLSNGCVNLIEAMILGDKSNIYKEIQDKFRYSGTSHLLAISGLHIGIILGIILYVLDKFSLKKEIKYIFGLIILSIYIFSIKISPSVIRAYIMGVVYIISNIIYEKNDIKKSFLVAFIINLLIYPNSFSNISFLMSYLCVFTILWIYPKFQIQIKIKGKNWWNYLIFLLSIQIMLTPLTLYFFKTINFLSFFINIILTPLGSVFIILGFGSIIIPNVFSKFYLMIVEGVYILLEKNLNIFEKIPYLSLKIENQINFKIIILTYIVIFGIIFSKKLKEYLKN is encoded by the coding sequence TTGGTATTTAAAATAAAAAATATTGAAGTTTATGTATTCGCTATAGTTTTTTTATTAAGAATAATATTAGGGATAAATTTTAGTAATTATGATGTAGGAGATATCATAGAAATTAAAACTGAGATTTTAAATGGAAAAGGAAAAATAGAAAAGATAGATAATAAATTTTTAAGAGAATATAAATCAATATATGTAGAAAATATTGAAGATGGAAATTATAAATTTATTGGAGAAATAAAAAAAATTAATGATAGATATTTAATATTGGATATTTTTGAAAAAGAAAAAAAGGTAAAAAAATCTAGTGAAGTATTTTTAGAAAGAAAAATCAATATATTAAGAAAAAAACTTTCCAATGGTTGTGTAAATTTAATTGAAGCAATGATATTGGGAGATAAAAGTAATATTTATAAAGAAATTCAAGATAAATTTAGATATTCAGGTACTAGTCATTTATTAGCAATTTCAGGTTTACATATAGGAATAATATTGGGAATTATTTTATATGTTTTAGATAAATTTTCATTAAAGAAAGAAATAAAATATATTTTTGGGTTAATTATTTTGAGTATTTATATTTTTTCTATAAAAATAAGTCCTTCTGTAATAAGAGCATATATAATGGGAGTTGTGTATATAATCAGTAATATTATTTATGAAAAAAATGATATAAAAAAATCTTTTTTAGTAGCCTTTATTATCAATCTTTTGATATATCCAAATTCTTTTTCAAATATTTCTTTTTTGATGTCATATCTTTGTGTTTTTACAATATTATGGATATATCCAAAATTTCAAATACAAATAAAAATTAAAGGGAAAAATTGGTGGAATTATTTAATATTTTTATTATCTATTCAGATAATGTTAACTCCTTTAACTTTATATTTCTTTAAAACAATAAATTTTTTATCATTTTTTATAAATATAATATTGACACCACTTGGTTCAGTTTTTATAATACTAGGATTTGGAAGTATTATAATTCCAAACGTATTTTCTAAATTTTATTTAATGATAGTAGAGGGAGTTTATATATTATTAGAAAAAAATTTAAATATTTTTGAAAAAATCCCGTACCTTAGTTTAAAAATAGAAAATCAAATAAATTTTAAAATAATAATATTAACTTATATAGTTATTTTTGGAATAATATTTAGTAAAAAATTGAAAGAATATTTAAAAAATTAA
- a CDS encoding YigZ family protein: MKTVKKECFIEFEEKKSKFIGYVKPVSSREEAEKFIEKIKQKHYDATHNCSAYKLTENGQEYFKVDDDGEPKGTAGKPMGDIINYMEVENLVVIATRYFGGIKLGAGGLVRAYAKTAKLVIQESEIVDYIEKKTYLLDFSYDKVGEVEQIILKNNDDILEKGYNDKVTYKVILSKKSIEELENKKDISIIII, encoded by the coding sequence ATGAAAACAGTAAAAAAGGAATGTTTTATAGAATTTGAAGAAAAAAAATCAAAATTTATAGGTTATGTAAAACCTGTTTCTTCAAGAGAAGAGGCTGAAAAATTTATAGAAAAAATAAAACAAAAACACTATGATGCTACTCATAATTGTAGTGCTTATAAATTAACTGAAAATGGACAAGAATATTTTAAAGTAGATGATGATGGAGAACCTAAAGGAACTGCAGGTAAACCTATGGGAGATATAATTAATTATATGGAAGTAGAAAATTTGGTTGTAATAGCAACTAGATATTTTGGTGGAATAAAATTAGGAGCTGGAGGGTTGGTAAGAGCTTATGCTAAAACAGCTAAATTAGTTATACAAGAATCAGAGATAGTTGATTATATAGAAAAAAAAACATATCTTTTAGATTTTTCATATGATAAAGTTGGAGAAGTAGAGCAAATTATATTAAAAAATAATGATGATATATTAGAAAAAGGATATAATGATAAAGTAACCTATAAAGTTATTCTTTCTAAAAAATCTATTGAAGAATTGGAAAATAAGAAAGATATTTCAATAATAATAATTTAA
- a CDS encoding ferritin family protein → MKKFRCKVCGAVIEEGMEICPVCKVGPDKWEEIVEGEGRVWATEHKIGEGLACGDEEIIAGLRANFEGECTEVGMYLAMSRVADREGYPEVAEAYKRIAFEEAEHAAKFAELLGECVTDSTEKNLSMRVEAEYGATAGKFDIAKRAKQLGFDAIHDTVHEMAKDEARHGKAFTGLLNRYFGK, encoded by the coding sequence ATGAAAAAGTTTAGATGTAAAGTTTGTGGTGCAGTAATAGAAGAAGGAATGGAAATTTGTCCAGTATGTAAAGTTGGTCCAGATAAATGGGAAGAAATAGTTGAAGGAGAAGGAAGAGTTTGGGCTACTGAACATAAAATTGGAGAAGGATTAGCTTGTGGAGATGAAGAAATTATTGCCGGATTAAGAGCTAACTTTGAAGGAGAATGTACAGAGGTTGGAATGTACTTAGCAATGTCAAGAGTTGCTGATAGAGAAGGATATCCAGAAGTAGCAGAAGCTTATAAAAGAATAGCTTTTGAAGAAGCTGAACATGCTGCTAAATTTGCTGAATTATTAGGAGAATGTGTAACTGATTCTACTGAGAAAAATTTATCTATGAGAGTAGAAGCTGAATATGGAGCAACAGCTGGAAAATTTGATATAGCTAAAAGAGCTAAACAATTAGGATTTGATGCTATCCATGATACAGTTCATGAAATGGCTAAAGACGAAGCTAGACATGGAAAAGCATTTACTGGATTATTAAATAGATATTTCGGAAAATAA
- a CDS encoding gluconeogenesis factor YvcK family protein translates to MNKKPKVVVIGGGSGISVVLRGLKYLPIELTAIVSVADDGGSSGTLRKEFDSPPPGDLRNVLIALSDVEPIIEDVFQYRFKENSSIGAHPLGNLLIMAMNEITGNIGEAVDRLRKLFNIKAKILPSTTENIVLYAETENGKIIEGESNIPFSNEKIKKVFYKNERKAPIENLKVLEEADLIVFGIGSLYTSLIPNLLLEGMKESLRKTKGKIVYICNAMQQPGETTGYSADDHIQAICDVIGDNIIDEIVVDTREIPEEILKRYKKQNSDRVIVEKEKIKNRNIEVIDRDILEIDSKGMIRHHPYKLSATLYSLIDKWGEFYK, encoded by the coding sequence ATGAATAAAAAACCAAAAGTAGTTGTTATTGGTGGAGGAAGTGGAATTTCTGTAGTATTAAGAGGATTAAAATATCTTCCAATAGAACTTACAGCTATTGTATCAGTAGCTGATGATGGGGGGAGTAGTGGAACTTTAAGAAAAGAATTTGATTCTCCTCCTCCTGGAGATTTAAGAAATGTATTAATAGCTTTAAGTGATGTAGAACCAATAATAGAAGATGTTTTTCAATATAGATTTAAAGAAAATAGTTCTATAGGAGCTCATCCTCTAGGAAATTTATTAATAATGGCAATGAATGAAATAACAGGAAATATAGGAGAAGCAGTTGATAGGCTTAGAAAACTTTTTAATATAAAAGCCAAAATATTACCTTCTACAACAGAAAATATAGTATTGTATGCTGAAACAGAAAATGGAAAAATAATAGAAGGTGAATCTAATATACCTTTCAGTAATGAAAAAATAAAAAAAGTATTTTATAAGAATGAAAGAAAAGCTCCTATAGAGAATTTAAAAGTTTTAGAAGAAGCAGATTTAATAGTTTTTGGAATAGGAAGTTTATATACAAGTTTAATTCCTAATCTTTTGTTAGAAGGAATGAAAGAAAGTTTAAGAAAAACAAAGGGAAAAATAGTATATATTTGTAATGCTATGCAACAACCTGGAGAGACCACAGGATATAGTGCTGATGACCATATACAAGCTATTTGTGATGTGATTGGAGACAATATTATAGATGAAATCGTAGTGGACACTAGAGAAATTCCTGAAGAGATATTAAAAAGATATAAAAAACAAAATAGCGATAGAGTTATAGTAGAAAAAGAAAAAATAAAAAATAGAAATATAGAAGTAATAGATAGGGATATATTGGAAATAGATTCAAAGGGAATGATAAGACATCATCCATATAAATTATCTGCAACACTATACTCTTTAATAGATAAATGGGGAGAATTTTATAAATAA
- a CDS encoding Hsp70 family protein: MRYIGFDLGDGESTVTQISSLSKDIEPIILPIDEKASFISAVALEENEILIGEQAISSGNKNSLRVRFKSKFSEKDITTFSRGVANKIKDFTLGEEVQITVGCPAGWNLEKRKVYQELLKNSGLPNVRVISESRAAFLYAREAKNIRVNPELLKESVLVIDIGSSTLDFAYIVNGKETGIGVFGNNNLGSGIIDEYLLQEAIRTNTQQNKIEEIFEESYGWRCYAQLVARKVKEKYFSNEELYKDSFYEESLSLYYDGVQNLTIKASPEIIRNIINKPIPELDGKSFMEGLQYSLYEAAKVTKDAPPKLLILTGGASRMRFFKEQCKFSFPNSIIVNSEEPEFSIGKGLAYSGIIDERLREFRKEVKEFINSGIIEKNVKIEINDLIYSIVEKLTDYIINNAVLPNISLWKKGKIDTIQEMNEILSNQIKSILSPEQIKSLLENIIINWSFKLCHNLQNSIDNICTKYSIPKEEMKLVSIDTNTNFNNLSFSIKNLQGENIINGVVSLIVGVLIGSICGGSGTALIATGPLGFIGGALLGILITSIGFNKSKTLFMTKSIPILARKLVRKDMLLSEKNKEKLANSITQELQNTDNNFIENLSKNISNELNLKLEKLAQDVEILIF, from the coding sequence ATGAGATATATAGGTTTCGATTTAGGTGACGGAGAAAGTACTGTTACTCAAATTTCATCTTTAAGTAAAGATATTGAACCAATAATACTTCCAATAGATGAAAAAGCAAGTTTTATATCTGCTGTGGCTTTAGAAGAAAATGAAATTTTAATAGGTGAACAAGCTATCTCTTCTGGAAATAAAAATTCTTTAAGAGTTAGATTTAAAAGTAAATTCTCTGAAAAAGATATTACAACTTTCTCTAGAGGAGTAGCTAATAAAATAAAAGATTTTACCTTAGGAGAAGAGGTACAAATAACAGTTGGTTGTCCAGCTGGTTGGAATCTTGAAAAAAGAAAAGTATATCAAGAATTATTAAAAAATTCTGGACTTCCTAATGTGAGAGTTATTTCTGAATCCAGAGCAGCTTTTTTATATGCTAGAGAAGCTAAAAATATTAGAGTTAACCCAGAACTTTTAAAAGAAAGTGTACTTGTTATCGATATAGGTTCTTCAACTTTAGATTTTGCTTATATTGTTAATGGAAAAGAAACAGGAATAGGAGTTTTTGGAAATAATAATCTTGGTAGTGGAATTATCGATGAATATCTTTTACAAGAAGCTATAAGAACAAATACACAACAAAATAAAATAGAGGAAATTTTTGAAGAAAGTTATGGTTGGCGTTGCTATGCTCAATTAGTGGCTAGAAAAGTTAAAGAAAAATATTTTTCAAATGAGGAATTATATAAAGATTCATTCTATGAAGAATCTCTTTCATTATATTATGATGGAGTTCAGAATTTAACTATTAAAGCAAGTCCTGAAATAATAAGAAACATTATAAATAAACCAATTCCAGAATTAGATGGAAAATCTTTTATGGAGGGATTACAATACTCTTTATATGAAGCAGCTAAAGTTACAAAAGATGCTCCACCAAAACTTCTTATTCTTACAGGGGGAGCCTCTAGAATGAGATTCTTTAAAGAACAATGTAAATTTTCTTTTCCAAACTCTATTATTGTTAATTCTGAAGAACCTGAATTTTCTATTGGAAAAGGATTAGCTTATTCTGGAATTATTGATGAAAGACTTAGAGAATTTAGAAAAGAGGTAAAAGAATTTATTAATAGTGGAATTATAGAAAAAAATGTAAAAATTGAAATAAATGATTTAATCTATTCCATTGTAGAAAAACTTACAGATTATATAATAAATAATGCTGTTCTTCCAAATATTTCTCTTTGGAAAAAAGGAAAGATAGATACTATACAAGAAATGAATGAAATTCTATCTAATCAAATTAAAAGTATCCTTTCTCCTGAACAAATCAAATCTCTATTAGAAAATATTATTATTAATTGGTCTTTTAAACTTTGTCATAATTTACAAAATTCTATTGATAATATTTGTACTAAATATTCAATTCCAAAGGAAGAAATGAAACTTGTTTCTATTGATACAAACACTAATTTTAATAATCTTTCTTTTTCTATAAAAAATCTTCAAGGTGAAAATATTATAAATGGTGTTGTTTCATTAATAGTTGGAGTTTTAATTGGAAGTATTTGTGGTGGTAGTGGTACAGCTCTTATTGCTACTGGTCCTCTTGGTTTTATTGGAGGAGCTTTATTAGGAATTCTCATTACTAGTATAGGATTCAATAAAAGTAAAACTTTATTTATGACTAAATCAATTCCTATTCTTGCTAGAAAATTAGTTAGAAAAGATATGTTATTATCAGAAAAAAATAAAGAAAAACTTGCTAATTCTATTACTCAAGAATTACAAAATACTGATAATAATTTTATAGAAAATCTTTCTAAAAATATTTCTAATGAATTAAATTTAAAATTAGAAAAACTTGCCCAAGATGTTGAAATTTTAATTTTCTAA
- the cobU gene encoding bifunctional adenosylcobinamide kinase/adenosylcobinamide-phosphate guanylyltransferase, with protein sequence MGKIIYVSGGARSGKSGYAEDYIAERYSKKIYLATGIAFDDEMKDKIEKHKRRRGKNWKTIENYKNIPNLLKEHMEGYDVILLDCLTNMITNYMILDNEKDWEKISMEEINGIKRFIVREIERIIQFIRENPIDMVVVTNELGMGLVPDNYLGRYFREIAGKINQIVAKESDEAYFVVSGIPMKLK encoded by the coding sequence TTGGGTAAGATAATCTATGTTAGTGGTGGAGCTCGTTCAGGTAAAAGTGGATATGCAGAAGATTATATAGCTGAAAGATATAGTAAAAAGATTTATCTAGCTACAGGAATAGCTTTTGATGATGAAATGAAAGATAAAATAGAAAAGCATAAAAGAAGAAGAGGAAAAAATTGGAAAACTATAGAAAATTATAAGAATATTCCAAATCTTTTAAAAGAACATATGGAAGGGTATGATGTTATACTTTTGGATTGTTTAACAAATATGATAACTAATTATATGATATTAGATAATGAAAAAGATTGGGAAAAAATATCTATGGAAGAAATAAATGGAATAAAAAGATTTATAGTTAGAGAGATTGAAAGAATTATTCAATTCATAAGAGAAAATCCAATTGATATGGTAGTAGTAACTAATGAATTAGGAATGGGATTAGTACCAGATAATTATTTAGGAAGATATTTTAGAGAGATTGCAGGAAAAATAAATCAAATAGTGGCAAAGGAATCTGATGAAGCTTATTTTGTAGTTTCGGGAATTCCTATGAAATTAAAATAG
- the cobS gene encoding adenosylcobinamide-GDP ribazoletransferase, translating to MRGLILLFKFMTRLPIPIEPKFDSEELGKSMKFFPVVGIVTGILMYIFYLVGVQFIRSPFVLATVLVLIEIGITGAMHLDGLSDTFDGIFSYRSKQKMLEIMKDSRIGANGAIALIMYFLLKIIILGSIEMETSLMGLGFLTPELKTFGMGFALLVSPVVARANSVLNCAMTSYARSSGSAKELVEQTNRNGATIAILISTVYSLLVQAFVFPSLNPIYLVNIIFVTHVLGAYFAKLMERKIGGVTGDTLGAVLELSQLIVLLGIYIAIGIR from the coding sequence ATGAGAGGGTTAATATTACTTTTTAAATTTATGACAAGATTGCCAATTCCAATAGAACCTAAATTTGATTCTGAAGAATTAGGTAAAAGTATGAAATTTTTTCCTGTAGTTGGAATTGTAACAGGAATATTAATGTATATTTTTTATTTAGTAGGAGTACAATTTATTCGTTCTCCATTTGTATTAGCAACTGTATTAGTATTAATAGAAATTGGAATAACAGGGGCTATGCATCTTGATGGATTATCAGATACTTTTGATGGAATTTTTAGTTATAGAAGTAAACAAAAAATGCTTGAGATTATGAAAGATTCAAGAATAGGAGCTAATGGAGCTATTGCTTTAATTATGTATTTTTTATTAAAAATAATTATTTTAGGTTCTATTGAAATGGAAACATCTTTGATGGGATTAGGATTTTTAACACCAGAATTAAAAACTTTTGGAATGGGATTTGCATTATTAGTTTCTCCTGTAGTAGCGAGAGCTAATAGTGTACTAAATTGTGCTATGACATCATATGCTAGAAGTTCTGGAAGTGCTAAAGAATTAGTAGAACAAACAAATAGAAATGGAGCAACAATAGCAATATTAATTTCTACAGTTTATTCTCTACTTGTACAAGCTTTTGTATTCCCAAGTTTAAATCCTATATATTTAGTAAATATAATATTTGTAACTCATGTTTTAGGAGCTTATTTCGCAAAATTAATGGAAAGAAAAATTGGTGGAGTTACAGGAGATACTTTAGGAGCTGTGTTAGAATTATCACAATTAATAGTTTTATTAGGAATATATATAGCAATAGGAATAAGATAA
- a CDS encoding histidine phosphatase family protein, whose protein sequence is MKRVILVRHGQTTMNLQKLYYGFLDPDMTELGKEQVLKARKILEKMNYDEIISSDLKRAYETAKIINFKNLEIKVFSEIRELNFGIFEGLTYEEIKEKYPEELQKSIDDWKNYSFITGENPYDLQNRVVKFIDELEDNKTYLLATHWGVICTLLSYHFSNGLDSYWKYKIDNGSITIIEFREKYPLLCQLNLKGD, encoded by the coding sequence ATGAAAAGAGTAATATTAGTAAGACATGGACAAACTACTATGAATCTTCAAAAACTTTATTATGGATTTTTAGACCCAGATATGACAGAATTAGGAAAAGAACAAGTATTAAAGGCAAGAAAAATACTAGAAAAAATGAACTATGATGAAATAATATCAAGTGATTTAAAAAGAGCCTATGAAACAGCTAAAATAATAAATTTTAAAAATTTAGAAATAAAAGTTTTTTCTGAGATAAGAGAACTAAATTTTGGTATATTTGAAGGATTAACTTATGAAGAAATTAAGGAAAAGTATCCAGAGGAATTACAAAAATCTATAGATGATTGGAAAAATTATTCTTTTATTACAGGAGAGAATCCATATGATTTACAAAATAGAGTTGTTAAGTTTATAGATGAATTAGAAGATAATAAAACTTATTTATTAGCAACTCATTGGGGAGTTATTTGTACTTTATTAAGTTACCATTTTTCAAATGGATTAGATAGTTATTGGAAATATAAAATAGATAATGGGAGTATAACAATAATTGAGTTTAGAGAAAAGTATCCTTTATTATGCCAATTAAATTTGAAAGGGGATTAA